ACTCATCGCGGCTGTTAGCACTGAAGGTCACGGTCATGTCGCCGGCCGCCACTTTGTCCATCACACCGCCAAGACGTTTGAGGGTGGTGCGGGTCGAGGCGTAGAAGCCGCCGTAGAGATAAAAGATCAACACAAATACCACCGACAGCGCCACGGCCTGCAAGACCATGTGCGTGCGGTTCTGCTCCAGACGCTGCTGCAACTGAGTGCCGAGAAACTTCAGGGTGGCTTCGTTGAGTTGGTAGGTCTGGTCCATCAGGCCCGTGACCTGATCGTAAAAGCCCTGCCACGGCCTATCGAGGGTATCGGCCATCACTACTTGTTCTTCGAACAGTTCACTGGCCTTCTTCAACGAAGCGCGGCTGCTATCAGCCTTGGCGGCGAGGGTTTCCCGCGCGGCAGAACTGGAGCCCAACGCATCCTGCAGTTTCACCCCGTATTCGCCCTGCAGCTTTTCAATCTGCGCCAACAACTCATCGAAACGCGTGCTCGATGATGAATTGAGAAAGCCCTGCCCCAGCGAAAAAGAACCCATCGCTCGTCCTTCGCCCAGCAACTGAGTGACCGGCGGGGTGACATTGGTGATGAGTTCGCTCAACTGGCGCATGTCGCTTTGGGTATCGCGGCTGAGGCCGGCCTGACTGGCGATGATTTGACTGAACACCTGCGCGCTGCCAAGCAACTTGCCGATCATTCCGCTTTTGCTTTGCAGGGAGCTTTCGGTTTGCTGGGCCTTGAAGGCGGCGATCATTTCATCGCGCTTGGCATCAAAAACCGCGATCTGTTCCGGGTCTGAACTCATCGCCGTCAACCCTTGCATGCGACTGAGCACACTTTGCCCCAAGGTATTGATCTGCGACTCGACATTCCCGGCCTTGCCGGATTGACCGAGGGTGACGTTGATTTGCACGAGGTTGTTCAGGGTTTCCAGGTCGCGTCGTAACGTCAGGCTGCTGCCCAACAGGTCCAGGCTTTGGAGTTCAACCCGGGTGCCCTGGAATTCGCGATAGGAATCACGCACCAGATAGAAGTTGGTCACCAGCATCGGCACCAGGAACAACACGCTGATCAGGCTGAACTTCATGCCGAAGCTCAGGCGATTCATCAGTGCGACGGCGGGATAGAGCAAGCTCTTCACTGGAAGTCTCCCTTGGATTTCTTATTTTTATTGGCAGGCGCAGACCGACAGCAGATAGCCACTATTGGGCGCTGCCCCTGTATAGCTTAAATCGGCAGGATGTTTTGTAACTTAAGGTTAACAAGATGGGCGGCTTCGCCGCCCGACGGGAGCAAGCTCCCTCGCCACAAAGCATTGCACTTCAGACTTTCGTGTTTATG
The Pseudomonas sp. MYb327 DNA segment above includes these coding regions:
- a CDS encoding methyl-accepting chemotaxis protein, which translates into the protein MKSLLYPAVALMNRLSFGMKFSLISVLFLVPMLVTNFYLVRDSYREFQGTRVELQSLDLLGSSLTLRRDLETLNNLVQINVTLGQSGKAGNVESQINTLGQSVLSRMQGLTAMSSDPEQIAVFDAKRDEMIAAFKAQQTESSLQSKSGMIGKLLGSAQVFSQIIASQAGLSRDTQSDMRQLSELITNVTPPVTQLLGEGRAMGSFSLGQGFLNSSSSTRFDELLAQIEKLQGEYGVKLQDALGSSSAARETLAAKADSSRASLKKASELFEEQVVMADTLDRPWQGFYDQVTGLMDQTYQLNEATLKFLGTQLQQRLEQNRTHMVLQAVALSVVFVLIFYLYGGFYASTRTTLKRLGGVMDKVAAGDMTVTFSANSRDELGELGEVFNGTVKKIHDLIERVGHTVSEVERQAGQVEHVSAQSNQAVAGQRTQIEQVATAMNQMSATSLEVARSAAAAVSSAHSVNDETVSGRGLVQSQQGSIAALANEIDQSVLVINQLASDSQSISRVLEVIKSIAEQTNLLALNAAIEAARAGEQGRGFAVVADEVRTLAKRTQQSTEEIEQMIAKLHGGVGAAVKAMGVSHEMANGTVGQSEKVQLALENILGAVGMIVDQNQQIAAAVEQQTAVAHDIDQNIVEINRAGERTAEGAHQTEDASRALSAQVVELKQLISAFRV